One stretch of Schlesneria sp. DSM 10557 DNA includes these proteins:
- the rlmN gene encoding 23S rRNA (adenine(2503)-C(2))-methyltransferase RlmN yields the protein MSILPVIADRPFQTRLYELDAAGLADWCVAHGFPAYRAGQIRRWIFGRRVSDFAEMHDVPATLRAALADEFSLFPARQAQHQVSRDGTEKLLLELHDGQFIECVLMREPDRRTICISTQVGCAMGCVFCASGLLGLKRSLTTGEILEQVLRLDRLLKKGEQITNLVVMGIGEPLANLKSLIPALDTLNEKGGLGLGARRITISTVGLPEKIRELARSGKQYNLAVSLHAPDNELRTRLVPVNDKIGIDAVLQAADDYFEITGRRVTYEYVLLSGVNDDPLHARQLAKRLQSRIAHVNLIPMNGVTELEFVAPTAPRTGEFVQVLESFGIPATVRKRKGADIDAACGQLRLAREKLAEQGNQASTCSSSD from the coding sequence ATGTCCATCCTCCCAGTAATTGCGGATCGCCCCTTCCAGACGCGCCTTTATGAGCTCGACGCCGCAGGGCTGGCAGACTGGTGTGTGGCTCACGGTTTTCCCGCCTACCGGGCCGGACAGATCCGCCGCTGGATCTTCGGACGCCGGGTGAGTGACTTCGCAGAGATGCACGATGTTCCGGCCACGTTGCGCGCGGCGCTGGCTGACGAATTTTCCTTGTTTCCGGCGCGCCAGGCGCAGCATCAGGTCTCGCGCGACGGAACAGAAAAGCTGCTGCTCGAGCTGCACGATGGCCAGTTCATCGAATGCGTGCTGATGCGAGAGCCCGATCGACGGACAATCTGCATCTCTACTCAGGTCGGCTGCGCCATGGGGTGCGTCTTTTGCGCGAGCGGCCTGCTGGGACTCAAGCGCAGTCTGACGACAGGGGAAATTCTGGAGCAGGTACTGAGGCTCGACCGCTTGCTGAAGAAAGGGGAGCAGATCACGAATCTGGTCGTCATGGGAATCGGCGAGCCCCTGGCGAACCTGAAGTCGTTAATTCCCGCTCTGGATACCCTGAATGAAAAAGGGGGGCTGGGACTGGGGGCCCGCAGAATCACGATCTCGACCGTCGGCTTGCCCGAGAAAATTCGAGAACTCGCCCGTTCGGGAAAGCAGTATAACCTGGCCGTCTCTCTGCACGCCCCGGACAACGAACTGCGAACTCGACTTGTTCCCGTCAATGACAAGATCGGTATCGACGCAGTCCTCCAGGCCGCGGATGACTATTTCGAAATTACCGGACGTCGCGTCACGTACGAGTACGTACTTCTTTCGGGCGTCAACGACGATCCACTGCATGCACGGCAACTTGCGAAGCGACTCCAGTCGCGCATCGCCCACGTCAATCTGATCCCGATGAACGGTGTGACCGAGCTGGAATTTGTTGCCCCGACGGCTCCCCGAACCGGCGAGTTCGTTCAAGTCCTCGAGTCATTCGGCATTCCCGCAACAGTCCGCAAACGCAAGGGGGCCGACATTGACGCGGCCTGCGGACAACTGCGGCTCGCACGCGAAAAGCTGGCAGAGCAGGGGAATCAGGCCAGTACGTGCAGTTCATCAGACTGA
- a CDS encoding hydantoinase/oxoprolinase family protein, with translation MTIVGLDIGGANIKAADQQGQTLSRPFAIWRHPERLAAEVASILRSFPGCDGVALTMTAELADCFTTKAEGVTSILDSVEAGMRDLSNATTSHDLATPAAKLSVWTTRGRFVDAQTAREQTEAVAAANWHALATWCGQFSPAGSGLLVDIGTTTTDLIPLHEGRPVSLGLTDLSRLQSGELSYSGIRRTPICALAHSVPFRDGYCPLAAEIFATTLDLYLLLGDLAEDANDLETANGKPATRAEARHRIVRMLCSDGNAISQNEAIEMARFLADVQRQRLAGSLERVLARQSSPCQTVLVSGSGEFLARRLVKENRKTATAKIISLKEKFSDGIAEAACAYAVAQLCHRGDHTSVPS, from the coding sequence ATGACGATCGTTGGACTTGATATCGGCGGAGCTAATATCAAAGCGGCTGATCAGCAGGGGCAAACACTCAGTCGCCCCTTCGCCATCTGGCGCCACCCGGAACGCCTGGCCGCAGAAGTGGCATCAATCCTTCGGTCCTTTCCAGGGTGCGACGGAGTTGCCTTGACGATGACTGCCGAACTGGCTGACTGCTTCACAACGAAAGCCGAAGGAGTGACCTCGATCCTCGACTCTGTCGAAGCGGGAATGCGTGATCTCAGCAACGCGACCACTTCGCATGACTTGGCGACTCCGGCTGCAAAACTGTCCGTCTGGACGACGCGAGGCCGGTTCGTCGACGCCCAAACGGCACGCGAACAGACGGAAGCGGTCGCCGCCGCGAACTGGCACGCGTTGGCCACCTGGTGTGGGCAATTCTCGCCAGCCGGTTCCGGTCTGCTTGTCGACATTGGCACCACGACGACCGATCTGATTCCCCTGCATGAGGGAAGGCCGGTCTCGCTGGGACTGACGGACCTGAGCCGACTGCAGAGCGGCGAATTGTCGTATTCGGGCATTCGACGCACCCCCATTTGCGCGTTAGCTCATAGTGTCCCTTTTCGAGATGGCTATTGTCCGCTCGCCGCCGAGATTTTTGCGACAACTCTCGACCTTTACTTATTACTTGGTGACCTCGCAGAAGATGCGAATGATCTGGAGACAGCCAACGGCAAACCGGCCACCCGAGCAGAAGCCCGTCACCGCATCGTGAGAATGTTATGCAGTGATGGCAACGCGATTTCTCAGAATGAAGCAATCGAGATGGCCAGATTTCTGGCAGATGTTCAGCGACAGAGGCTCGCAGGATCGCTGGAACGGGTCTTGGCACGACAATCTTCGCCATGCCAGACTGTATTGGTCTCAGGCTCAGGCGAGTTCCTGGCTCGGCGGCTGGTCAAGGAGAACCGCAAAACAGCGACTGCCAAAATCATTTCGCTCAAGGAGAAGTTCTCGGACGGGATCGCCGAGGCGGCCTGTGCGTACGCAGTCGCGCAGCTTTGCCATCGAGGGGACCACACCAGCGTTCCATCGTGA
- a CDS encoding esterase/lipase family protein produces MDCQTRSVNAAALTSRPATTGYRTIHSRAWLAVFLCLSLATSSGCATGRSAVWRSPPIPSATSVTGNPAEIALATAAHAEQLGQANATDLYYHTAILAWQQMTSGEPANGLPSSPHLQAIYRHAIGRWLETAQHYGRWTPGQGIDVSTDVGMVRIPIAPEGFPWEPEEFEELHPIGEYESPSLSRYHRRDGLGSPLVVRKCNRTELRPGDRFLPRHVSFSATALLRPQVDDGTGGPPAVLELWNPYTTHAVPGPSGTAGLATDTSAVFAFRELSLGSVPTPFEMFVRPDEHRDSEGLYFFEPHQPGKIPVLFVHGLMSSPRTWIDMANELRANPEFNARYQIWAFDYATGKNFLRAAAELRQALCEADAELAAYGDDPSRHQMVLVGHSMGGLVSKMQVTRSGTHLWDSIANLPLDQVQMNDQYRRQLAKVFFFEPLPQVQRVVFIATPHRGSALASRLTGRWSSALIRRSPFENGLHQQLIVSNPGVFRWSVFWRFPNSIDMLEPEHPLAQAVDDLPISDHVKVHTIAGTGYMTTGFETGDRVVPLSSAVHCRAETELQIKATHTHIHRTPEAVNELLRILAEHPY; encoded by the coding sequence ATGGACTGTCAGACGCGATCGGTTAACGCCGCAGCGCTCACAAGTCGGCCCGCAACGACGGGATACCGGACGATTCATTCACGCGCATGGCTTGCCGTATTCCTCTGCCTCTCCCTCGCAACCTCGTCCGGATGCGCGACTGGCAGGTCGGCCGTTTGGCGATCGCCACCGATCCCTTCGGCCACTTCTGTAACAGGAAACCCGGCAGAGATCGCTCTGGCGACAGCGGCTCATGCGGAGCAACTCGGCCAGGCAAACGCCACCGACTTGTATTACCACACCGCCATCCTGGCCTGGCAGCAGATGACGTCGGGCGAGCCAGCGAACGGTCTGCCATCATCGCCGCATCTGCAGGCCATCTACAGACATGCCATTGGGCGCTGGCTGGAAACAGCCCAGCATTATGGTCGCTGGACTCCTGGACAAGGAATCGATGTTTCCACCGACGTCGGAATGGTACGAATTCCGATTGCCCCGGAGGGCTTTCCTTGGGAACCCGAAGAGTTTGAAGAACTCCATCCCATCGGCGAATACGAGTCTCCCTCATTGTCGCGATACCACCGACGGGATGGACTCGGCTCCCCGCTGGTGGTCCGCAAGTGCAATCGAACAGAGCTACGTCCCGGCGATCGCTTTCTACCTCGCCACGTTTCGTTCAGCGCAACAGCCCTACTCAGACCTCAGGTCGACGACGGGACGGGCGGCCCGCCAGCCGTGCTCGAGTTGTGGAACCCCTACACGACTCATGCAGTTCCGGGTCCGTCCGGCACGGCTGGTCTCGCAACGGATACATCAGCGGTCTTCGCTTTTCGAGAGCTGAGCCTGGGTTCGGTTCCCACCCCCTTCGAAATGTTCGTCCGCCCCGACGAACACCGCGATTCCGAAGGGCTGTACTTCTTTGAACCCCATCAACCGGGAAAGATTCCAGTCCTATTCGTCCATGGATTAATGTCGAGCCCCCGTACGTGGATCGATATGGCGAATGAACTCCGCGCAAATCCCGAGTTCAACGCGCGGTACCAGATCTGGGCATTCGATTATGCCACAGGCAAAAACTTTCTCCGTGCAGCAGCCGAACTGCGACAAGCCCTTTGCGAAGCCGATGCCGAACTGGCAGCCTACGGCGATGATCCTTCCCGACATCAGATGGTGCTGGTCGGCCATAGCATGGGAGGGTTGGTGTCTAAAATGCAGGTCACCCGCAGCGGAACTCATCTTTGGGATTCCATCGCCAACCTCCCTCTGGACCAGGTCCAGATGAACGATCAGTACCGCCGGCAGCTCGCTAAGGTCTTCTTCTTCGAGCCGTTACCGCAGGTTCAACGCGTCGTCTTCATCGCCACGCCCCATCGGGGCTCGGCATTGGCATCCCGGCTCACGGGACGATGGAGTTCTGCGCTGATCCGACGATCGCCATTTGAGAATGGACTGCATCAGCAACTGATCGTTTCGAACCCGGGCGTCTTCCGCTGGTCAGTCTTCTGGCGATTTCCCAACAGTATCGACATGCTGGAGCCAGAACATCCGCTCGCGCAAGCCGTCGACGACCTGCCCATCAGTGACCACGTGAAAGTTCACACCATTGCCGGAACAGGTTACATGACCACCGGATTCGAAACAGGGGATCGCGTCGTTCCACTCTCCAGTGCCGTTCACTGCCGTGCAGAGACCGAGCTGCAGATCAAGGCCACACACACGCACATTCACCGAACCCCGGAAGCGGTGAACGAGTTGCTTCGAATCCTGGCCGAACATCCGTACTGA
- the metF gene encoding methylenetetrahydrofolate reductase [NAD(P)H], giving the protein MTSGAMRIKDVYAGGRFGLSIEVFPPKTAEGDDSLRQTLAEMVPFRPAFVSCTYGAGGSTSKRTVEWCREIQEKFKTSATAHFTCVGSTREQLTEWLHYAWAEGLRNIMALRGDAPAGQASFQAIEGGLRYANELVSLIRESFPEMGIGVAGYPEKHPEAPNLDVDFENLVRKVRNGADAIFTQLFFDNDSFFRFRDRLNRAHINVPLIPGIMPITEFARIQRITAMCGAGIPADLTSRLEAVKEDKQAQHEIGVEFAIAQCRELIDQGVNGIHFYILNKSQAGREILNGLGFSCPSSQ; this is encoded by the coding sequence ATGACGAGCGGTGCAATGCGAATCAAAGACGTGTATGCCGGTGGCCGCTTTGGGCTGTCCATTGAAGTCTTTCCCCCGAAGACAGCGGAAGGGGATGACTCGCTGCGTCAGACCCTGGCAGAAATGGTCCCGTTCCGCCCCGCCTTCGTTTCGTGTACCTACGGTGCGGGGGGTTCGACAAGCAAGCGAACGGTCGAATGGTGCCGCGAGATCCAGGAGAAGTTCAAAACATCCGCCACAGCCCACTTCACCTGCGTGGGTAGTACCCGCGAGCAGTTAACGGAATGGCTGCATTATGCCTGGGCCGAGGGACTGCGCAACATTATGGCTCTGCGGGGTGATGCTCCTGCAGGACAAGCCTCTTTTCAGGCAATTGAAGGGGGATTGCGATATGCTAACGAACTCGTCAGCTTGATTCGCGAAAGCTTTCCCGAGATGGGGATCGGTGTCGCTGGCTACCCGGAAAAGCATCCGGAAGCGCCCAACCTGGACGTTGATTTCGAAAACCTGGTTCGGAAAGTCAGGAATGGTGCAGATGCAATCTTCACACAGTTGTTCTTCGACAACGACAGCTTCTTTCGATTCCGTGACAGGTTGAATCGAGCCCACATCAACGTACCATTGATCCCGGGGATTATGCCGATCACGGAATTTGCTCGAATTCAGCGAATTACCGCCATGTGCGGAGCCGGAATTCCCGCCGACCTGACGTCCCGTCTGGAAGCAGTGAAAGAAGACAAACAGGCACAACACGAGATTGGTGTTGAATTTGCCATCGCACAATGTCGCGAATTGATCGACCAGGGGGTGAATGGAATCCACTTCTACATCCTCAACAAGAGTCAAGCCGGTCGAGAGATTCTCAACGGTCTAGGGTTTTCATGTCCATCCTCCCAGTAA
- the ahcY gene encoding adenosylhomocysteinase translates to MSTAEATKSKTADSTKSASSARLPYKVKDIGLADFGRKEIEIAENEMPGLMALRERYGKTKPLKGARIAGCLHMTIQTAVLIETLVELGADVTWSSCNIFSTQDHAAAAIAAAGIPVYAWKGMTNEEFDWCIEQTLYFPDGQPLNMILDDGGDLTSMVHQKFPELLKGIKGLSEETTTGVHRLVQMHERGELKVPAININDSVTKSKFDNLYGCRESLADGIKRATDVMLAGKVCVVAGYGDVGKGCAISMQRYGARVIVTEIDPICALQAAMEGFEVTTMEEAAAQGNIFVTTTGCCDIVRGEHIEKMPNDAIICNIGHFDLEIDVAWLEEQVKNGKATKVNVKPSEVGAVDRYTFKSTGHSVILLAQGRLVNLGCATGHPSFVMSNSFTNQVLAQLALWNDTSRYAVGVHRLPKELDEEVARLHLEKIGVKLSKLSEKQAKYLGLPINGPFKPDHYRY, encoded by the coding sequence ATGTCGACCGCTGAAGCGACAAAGTCCAAGACAGCCGATTCCACCAAGAGCGCGTCGAGCGCGCGTCTTCCCTACAAGGTAAAGGACATTGGGCTTGCCGATTTTGGTCGCAAGGAAATTGAAATCGCTGAAAACGAAATGCCGGGTTTGATGGCACTTCGTGAGCGCTATGGCAAGACCAAGCCCCTCAAGGGAGCTCGAATTGCCGGCTGTCTGCACATGACCATTCAGACTGCAGTGCTGATCGAAACACTGGTTGAACTGGGTGCGGACGTCACCTGGAGCAGTTGCAACATCTTCTCGACCCAGGACCATGCTGCCGCGGCAATCGCTGCTGCCGGGATTCCGGTTTACGCCTGGAAGGGGATGACCAACGAAGAATTCGACTGGTGCATTGAACAGACCCTCTACTTCCCGGACGGTCAGCCACTCAACATGATCCTCGACGACGGCGGTGACCTCACGTCGATGGTTCATCAAAAGTTTCCCGAGTTGCTTAAGGGCATCAAGGGCCTCAGCGAAGAAACCACTACCGGGGTTCATCGACTCGTTCAGATGCACGAACGTGGCGAGCTGAAGGTTCCAGCTATCAATATCAATGACTCGGTTACCAAGAGCAAATTCGACAACCTGTATGGATGTCGCGAATCGCTCGCAGACGGGATCAAGCGAGCAACCGACGTGATGCTCGCCGGCAAGGTCTGCGTCGTGGCTGGTTATGGCGATGTCGGTAAAGGCTGTGCCATCTCGATGCAGCGTTACGGCGCTCGCGTTATCGTGACGGAAATCGATCCGATTTGCGCTCTTCAGGCAGCAATGGAAGGTTTCGAAGTCACGACGATGGAAGAAGCCGCTGCGCAAGGAAACATTTTCGTCACGACCACCGGTTGCTGTGACATTGTTCGTGGCGAGCACATCGAGAAGATGCCGAACGACGCGATTATCTGCAACATCGGGCACTTCGACCTCGAAATCGATGTCGCCTGGCTGGAAGAGCAGGTCAAGAACGGCAAAGCGACCAAGGTTAACGTCAAGCCAAGCGAAGTCGGTGCTGTTGATCGTTATACCTTTAAGTCTACAGGGCACAGCGTGATCCTGCTGGCTCAGGGACGGCTCGTGAACCTCGGTTGTGCCACCGGCCATCCCTCGTTCGTGATGTCAAACAGCTTTACCAACCAGGTCCTGGCTCAGTTGGCTCTGTGGAACGACACCAGCCGCTACGCAGTCGGTGTCCACCGTCTGCCGAAAGAACTGGACGAAGAAGTCGCCCGTCTGCACCTGGAAAAGATCGGTGTCAAGCTGTCGAAGCTGTCGGAAAAGCAGGCCAAGTACCTGGGCTTGCCGATCAATGGCCCCTTCAAGCCCGACCACTACCGCTACTAA
- a CDS encoding carbonic anhydrase: protein MDQLLTGIHQFHTNVFQNEREFFETLVSGQHPSALFIGCSDSRVDPSIIMQAQPGELFVLRNAGNIVPSHGASNGGEPATIEYAVTALGVKDIIICGHSGCGAISAMLQPDSMKKLPLVRGWLSHAEATRLIVEENYSKYHGRELLEIAIREHVLVQIENLQTHPAVAVKLQRGELQLHAWIYQMETGEVHAYSTKDGGFAPLNGLAPHEASKRNVANPRKAPAQPARSRARKKS from the coding sequence ATGGATCAGTTGCTGACGGGCATCCACCAGTTCCACACAAATGTCTTTCAAAACGAGCGAGAATTCTTCGAGACGCTCGTCTCGGGGCAACACCCCAGTGCCTTGTTTATCGGCTGTTCTGACTCGCGGGTTGACCCCTCGATAATTATGCAGGCCCAGCCGGGCGAGTTGTTCGTTCTGAGGAACGCAGGAAACATCGTCCCCTCTCACGGGGCATCGAATGGAGGCGAACCCGCCACCATCGAATATGCGGTGACGGCTCTCGGCGTTAAGGACATCATCATCTGCGGTCACTCTGGCTGCGGGGCAATCTCAGCCATGCTTCAGCCCGACAGCATGAAGAAGCTGCCACTGGTGCGGGGCTGGCTGTCGCACGCAGAGGCAACTCGCCTGATCGTCGAAGAAAATTACTCAAAGTACCACGGACGGGAACTGCTCGAAATCGCGATCCGCGAGCACGTGCTTGTGCAGATCGAAAATCTCCAGACTCATCCCGCTGTCGCCGTCAAGCTGCAACGAGGTGAACTGCAACTGCATGCCTGGATCTATCAGATGGAAACGGGTGAAGTTCACGCCTACTCGACCAAAGACGGCGGTTTCGCGCCGCTCAACGGCCTCGCCCCTCACGAAGCCAGCAAGCGCAACGTCGCCAATCCTCGCAAGGCCCCCGCGCAGCCCGCTCGCTCGCGTGCCAGGAAGAAATCGTAA
- a CDS encoding FdhF/YdeP family oxidoreductase, with protein MRRVRTGGGWPAVRYTFSKAREAGGLWKLWKAMRSKNACKTCALGMGGQQGGMANELGVFPEVCKKSLQAMVADMQGAIKPEFFKTYSIPQLQTFSPRELETSGRLTQPLLHRQGENYYQPISWEEAFSRIISKLKPAASVDVPTAPGPNTVSSNGEHPAKAATSSDPSSPLPTDSQGRAVSSSPKSGADSSSVVSPNETFWYFSGRSSNEAGFLLQVFARVFGTNNVNNCSFYCHQASGVGLGSVLGTGTATLVLDDLEHSDLVFIIGGNPASNHPRLMSTLKHLRRRGGHVVVINPIVETGLVNFSVPSDPLSLMFGTKIASLYVQPHIGGDLALLSGIAKRIVEMGAHDEEFLKNYCDHWPQLKDHLQKLDWNEIYTRSGVDAQAIQAIATRYAAAENVVFTWTMGITHHTYGVENVEAIANLALLRGMVGRPNAGLLPIRGHSNVQGIGSMGVTPQLKQAIFDKLQSHFGMELPTTPGLDTLACMEGADRGELKFGFCLGGNLYGSNPDAAFARQALSKLDMLVYLNTTLNTGHAHGLAKETIILPVLARDEEPQSTTQESMFNFIRLSDGGPSRHVGLKSEIEIIATIASGVLGNEGPIDWESMRNTNRIREAIAKVVPGFEQIKDIGETKKEFQLDGRTFHTPQFPTKTGRAQLRVHPLPELVGGPNELRLMTIRSEGQFNTVVYEDYDLYRGIEGRYVILLHPEDLDRFHLKPGQKTTVRSNAGEMVDIIATPFEKIRPGNAAMYYPECNVLVPRTSDPRSRTPAFKSVIISIEPSRAGRFPVQVPVLR; from the coding sequence ATGCGACGAGTTCGAACCGGCGGTGGTTGGCCAGCGGTGCGGTACACCTTCAGTAAGGCACGCGAAGCAGGGGGCCTCTGGAAACTCTGGAAGGCCATGCGGTCGAAGAATGCCTGTAAGACCTGCGCACTGGGAATGGGTGGACAACAAGGAGGAATGGCCAACGAGCTTGGCGTCTTTCCCGAAGTCTGCAAGAAATCGTTGCAGGCCATGGTCGCTGACATGCAGGGAGCGATCAAACCCGAGTTTTTCAAAACCTACTCGATCCCGCAATTGCAGACGTTCTCGCCGCGTGAACTGGAGACCAGCGGACGTCTCACCCAACCGCTCCTTCATCGGCAGGGTGAAAACTACTATCAGCCGATCTCCTGGGAAGAAGCCTTCTCCCGGATTATCTCAAAGCTGAAGCCTGCGGCCTCGGTCGACGTCCCCACCGCACCAGGGCCAAATACAGTCTCGTCTAACGGCGAACACCCCGCTAAAGCCGCGACCAGCTCTGATCCCTCCTCTCCCTTGCCGACGGACAGCCAGGGGAGAGCCGTTTCTTCATCGCCGAAGTCCGGAGCGGATTCATCCAGCGTCGTCTCACCAAATGAAACGTTCTGGTATTTCAGTGGCCGCAGTTCGAACGAAGCAGGTTTTCTGCTCCAGGTTTTCGCGCGTGTCTTCGGAACGAATAACGTCAACAACTGTTCGTTTTACTGTCATCAGGCCAGCGGTGTGGGCTTAGGTAGCGTGCTCGGCACCGGCACTGCCACCCTGGTTCTTGACGATCTCGAACATTCCGATCTGGTCTTCATTATTGGAGGCAACCCCGCCAGCAACCATCCTCGACTGATGTCGACCCTCAAGCACCTGCGGCGTCGGGGCGGGCACGTCGTCGTCATCAACCCGATCGTAGAAACTGGGTTGGTCAACTTCAGTGTCCCCAGCGATCCGCTCAGCCTCATGTTCGGGACAAAAATCGCTTCTCTCTATGTGCAGCCGCACATTGGGGGGGACCTGGCGCTGCTCTCTGGCATTGCCAAGCGGATTGTCGAGATGGGCGCGCATGACGAAGAATTTCTGAAGAATTACTGTGATCACTGGCCTCAACTGAAAGACCATCTACAGAAGCTGGACTGGAACGAGATCTACACTCGTTCCGGCGTGGACGCACAGGCGATTCAAGCGATTGCCACCCGTTACGCGGCTGCCGAAAACGTCGTCTTCACCTGGACGATGGGAATCACACATCACACCTATGGGGTTGAGAACGTCGAAGCGATCGCCAACCTCGCCCTCTTGCGCGGGATGGTCGGACGCCCCAATGCAGGACTGCTGCCGATTCGGGGGCATTCGAATGTGCAGGGGATTGGTTCGATGGGTGTGACCCCGCAATTGAAACAGGCGATATTCGACAAGCTGCAGTCGCACTTCGGCATGGAGCTTCCCACCACCCCAGGCCTCGACACTCTGGCCTGTATGGAGGGGGCGGATCGTGGTGAACTGAAATTCGGCTTCTGTCTGGGAGGCAACCTCTATGGGTCCAATCCGGATGCGGCCTTCGCCAGACAGGCCCTGTCGAAACTGGACATGCTGGTGTACCTCAATACGACGCTCAACACGGGCCATGCACATGGACTGGCGAAAGAAACAATCATTCTTCCCGTGCTGGCGAGAGATGAAGAGCCGCAGTCCACAACGCAGGAATCGATGTTCAACTTCATTCGCCTGAGTGACGGCGGCCCATCACGTCACGTGGGGCTCAAGAGCGAGATTGAGATCATCGCGACGATTGCCAGCGGCGTTCTCGGCAACGAGGGTCCCATCGACTGGGAATCGATGCGGAACACGAATCGAATTCGTGAAGCAATCGCCAAGGTGGTCCCCGGCTTTGAACAGATCAAGGATATTGGCGAGACGAAGAAAGAATTCCAGCTCGACGGCCGCACGTTCCACACTCCTCAGTTTCCGACAAAGACGGGTCGAGCCCAATTGCGGGTCCATCCGCTGCCGGAACTGGTCGGCGGACCGAACGAACTGCGATTGATGACGATTCGCAGTGAAGGGCAGTTCAATACCGTCGTCTATGAAGACTACGACCTCTACCGAGGCATTGAAGGCCGGTACGTGATCCTGCTGCACCCGGAAGACCTGGATCGATTCCACCTCAAGCCGGGTCAGAAGACGACCGTCCGAAGCAACGCAGGAGAAATGGTCGACATCATCGCCACCCCCTTCGAAAAAATTCGTCCTGGTAATGCCGCGATGTACTACCCCGAATGTAACGTACTGGTACCACGCACGTCGGATCCCCGATCGCGAACGCCTGCCTTCAAGTCGGTCATCATCTCGATCGAACCGAGCAGGGCCGGGCGTTTCCCCGTGCAGGTCCCTGTGCTGCGGTGA